The genomic window CTCACCTCCTCGAAGCAGACGACTTGGCAGCTGCCTACGCGTGTATTGATGCGTACGCCCGGCACAACAAAGAGTTGTTCGTCTTCTTTAACTCAGGAGATCACAGCGGGGCGAGCCAGCCCCATCGCCATCTGCAATTGCTCCCGGTGGAGAACatgaaggaggggttggaggggggatgggatgttCTTGCTAAGGGATTGACAGACCCAAACACAAGGGGGAAGTTACCGTTTGAGGTTTTTGCTAGGGATATTaaagggttgggtggtgatggagaggaacTGAGGAGGGTGTATCTGGAGTTGTACAACCAAGCCTGTGAAGCAGTGTTGGGAGTAGCGGAGGATATTAAACACGAGGGCGAAGCGCAGATAAGTTACAACCTCGCCATGACAAACAACATaatggcggtggtgccgcGGTTGacagagggaggggtggtcaAGGATAAAGACGGGCAAGAGGTGGGAAACCTAGCGCTCAACGGGACTGTCCTCGCGG from Podospora pseudoanserina strain CBS 124.78 chromosome 7 map unlocalized CBS124.78p_7.2, whole genome shotgun sequence includes these protein-coding regions:
- the APA2 gene encoding bifunctional AP-4-A phosphorylase/ADP sulfurylase (EggNog:ENOG503NYMG; COG:F), with product MATTPSNKMLPKPHLPPNLPSLVATAFSRSVATKTVNFYPTSVTLLTINSIPFQLRYSPSLASKPKPPSVTTPKLFFNPFASPTQEMLITPFGTSPPSHNLVLNKFAVVPEHFILSTSAFKPQTHLLEADDLAAAYACIDAYARHNKELFVFFNSGDHSGASQPHRHLQLLPVENMKEGLEGGWDVLAKGLTDPNTRGKLPFEVFARDIKGLGGDGEELRRVYLELYNQACEAVLGVAEDIKHEGEAQISYNLAMTNNIMAVVPRLTEGGVVKDKDGQEVGNLALNGTVLAGTALVRSEMEWNALREDPDQVNQVLGRIGVPNRAKM